Proteins encoded in a region of the Rhizobium sp. CC-YZS058 genome:
- a CDS encoding TIM barrel protein: MSQPFSLAACAEMLWRDRPIAWRAARLKELGFGVGLWNWPGHDLSALQATGAAFTIMNGYLAGRLGDREGAEVLLQSARETAVVGKRLGVHRLNLHGTGLGDGGLPVLPVETVTGAMWLTARDTLCRIAELADELDVVYTLENLNLPVDHPGVPFARAEDTLALVSSIDHPRLRLNLDLYHAQIGEGNLIALCRKCLPWIGEIQVADVPGRCEPGTGEVNWPGIARALDEMGYRGPVAMEAWASGEPEAALAAFRSAFTL; the protein is encoded by the coding sequence TGTCTCAACCCTTTTCCCTCGCCGCCTGCGCGGAGATGCTGTGGCGCGATCGGCCGATTGCCTGGCGCGCGGCGCGGCTGAAGGAGCTGGGGTTCGGGGTCGGCCTCTGGAACTGGCCGGGTCACGACCTTTCGGCGCTTCAGGCCACCGGCGCGGCGTTCACCATCATGAACGGCTATCTGGCCGGGCGGCTGGGTGACAGGGAGGGTGCCGAGGTGCTGCTGCAATCGGCCCGCGAGACGGCCGTGGTCGGAAAGCGCCTTGGCGTCCACCGGCTGAACCTGCATGGCACGGGGCTGGGCGACGGCGGACTGCCGGTGCTGCCCGTGGAGACGGTCACCGGAGCCATGTGGCTGACGGCCCGCGACACGCTCTGCCGGATCGCGGAGCTCGCTGACGAACTCGACGTCGTCTACACGCTCGAAAACCTGAACCTGCCGGTCGACCACCCCGGCGTGCCTTTCGCACGGGCCGAGGACACGCTGGCGCTGGTCTCCAGCATCGACCACCCGCGGCTGCGCCTCAATCTCGACCTCTACCATGCACAGATCGGCGAAGGGAACCTCATCGCGCTCTGCCGGAAGTGCCTGCCCTGGATCGGCGAGATCCAGGTGGCGGATGTGCCCGGACGCTGCGAGCCCGGCACCGGCGAGGTGAACTGGCCAGGCATTGCCCGCGCGCTTGACGAGATGGGCTATCGGGGTCCGGTCGCGATGGAGGCCTGGGCCTCGGGCGAGCCGGAGGCGGCCCTGGCGGCCTTCCGGTCTGCTTTCACGCTCTGA